The proteins below are encoded in one region of Sinorhizobium meliloti:
- a CDS encoding response regulator transcription factor, with protein sequence MNSVALSYNNTALHALGASSPDEATNGARDNTVAGSALLLLDNRTLDRECLAECLVLHGLGIEVLAFGSVGEWRKNKDLHPPVAAILLNIGGRKVTDPSNASEITDLVTEFGPTPVVVLSDLDELAQILKALECGVRGYIPSSIGFDICVQAVNLARAGGTFVPASSILSTRQITVAAGEVPRPLGGMFTQRQEEVIRALRRGKANKIIAYELNLRESTVKVHIRNIMQKLKATNRTEVAYKLGDMFPAEIGELEKPGLPQP encoded by the coding sequence ATGAATTCAGTGGCTCTTTCTTACAACAATACGGCGCTTCATGCTTTGGGCGCATCCTCTCCCGATGAGGCGACCAATGGAGCCCGTGACAACACGGTAGCCGGTTCGGCGCTGCTCCTGTTGGACAATCGGACGCTCGACAGAGAATGCCTGGCCGAATGCCTCGTTTTGCACGGCCTCGGCATCGAGGTCCTAGCCTTCGGATCGGTTGGCGAATGGCGGAAGAACAAGGATCTTCATCCGCCCGTCGCGGCAATCCTCTTGAACATCGGAGGCAGAAAAGTCACCGATCCCAGCAATGCCTCAGAAATAACCGATCTCGTGACGGAGTTTGGCCCCACGCCGGTCGTGGTCCTGTCTGATTTGGACGAACTGGCACAAATCCTAAAGGCATTGGAGTGCGGCGTCAGGGGCTATATTCCATCATCGATCGGCTTCGATATCTGCGTGCAAGCAGTCAACCTGGCGCGAGCCGGTGGGACATTCGTCCCTGCGAGCAGTATCCTCTCCACTCGACAGATCACGGTGGCTGCTGGGGAGGTGCCTCGGCCGCTAGGGGGGATGTTTACTCAGAGGCAGGAAGAAGTCATCCGGGCGCTAAGGCGCGGCAAGGCAAACAAGATCATTGCCTATGAGCTCAATCTGCGTGAGAGCACCGTAAAGGTCCATATCCGCAATATCATGCAAAAGCTGAAGGCGACGAACAGGACCGAGGTGGCTTACAAGCTTGGCGATATGTTCCCCGCCGAGATTGGAGAGTTGGAGAAACCAGGACTGCCTCAACCGTGA